A region from the Pseudomonas sp. KU26590 genome encodes:
- a CDS encoding alpha/beta fold hydrolase, with the protein MSTFIHGGNVQANGIRQHYLRYGGDKHSGKPALILIPGITSPAITWGFVAERLGQHFDTYVLDARGRGLSSSGPDLDYSVDTCADDIGAFAAVMGIDSYHLAGHSMGARFAVRVSVRCPQGLRSLVLIDPPVSGPGRREYPAKLPWYVDSIRQAQQGMSAEDMRAFCATWTEEQLQLRAEWLHTCYEPAIVRAFNDFHDVDFHQDLPNLPVPALLIVAERGGVIQAEDEAEIRQLQPNMLIARVENAGHMIPWDNLPGFFAAFGDFLGTPLT; encoded by the coding sequence CGACAAACACTCCGGCAAACCGGCGCTGATCCTGATTCCGGGCATCACCAGCCCGGCGATCACCTGGGGTTTCGTCGCCGAACGTCTGGGCCAGCATTTCGATACCTACGTGCTGGATGCACGCGGTCGCGGGCTTTCTTCCTCCGGCCCGGATCTGGATTACAGCGTCGACACCTGCGCCGATGACATCGGTGCGTTCGCCGCCGTCATGGGCATCGACAGCTATCACCTGGCCGGTCACTCGATGGGCGCGCGCTTTGCCGTTCGGGTCTCGGTTCGCTGTCCCCAGGGGCTGAGAAGCCTGGTGCTCATCGATCCGCCGGTGTCCGGTCCGGGGCGTCGTGAATACCCGGCCAAGCTGCCGTGGTACGTCGATTCGATCCGCCAGGCACAGCAGGGCATGAGCGCCGAAGACATGCGCGCGTTTTGCGCAACCTGGACCGAGGAGCAACTGCAGTTGCGCGCCGAGTGGCTGCACACCTGCTACGAACCCGCCATCGTCCGCGCCTTCAACGACTTCCATGACGTGGATTTCCATCAGGACCTGCCGAACCTTCCGGTCCCTGCCCTGCTCATCGTCGCTGAGCGCGGGGGTGTGATTCAGGCGGAAGACGAAGCCGAAATCCGACAGTTGCAACCGAACATGCTGATCGCGCGGGTGGAAAACGCCGGGCACATGATCCCGTGGGACAACCTGCCGGGGTTCTTTGCCGCGTTCGGGGATTTTCTGGGCACGCCGCTGACCTGA